From one Bacillus sp. FJAT-42376 genomic stretch:
- a CDS encoding 5'-nucleotidase C-terminal domain-containing protein — protein MPKSKFVKAGLAALAVSTVAAVNPAQAASSSKAEQAVKNAEFYSNSLSALYKVDEAGDLLLSPSFLTRYNNAKNTIADAKKEVAKISSPRIKRLMNDRLEFSEIQRLRTAYLIDAVKYGEKLDSARNKIKADFLVMSPSELRKAYDQLRKQTMQLEKLVSKVYGSTSRNVVNTRFVLPAKLTTESFSSEMTRYDYHQKAKAALAGKDQTQADAMFAIITMLEGKGKDLRTALTNLHPDNQLLKDLYSLVDASLEPALMKEKESLKIQYRTQFPSNFELSVLHTNDTHANLDRAPRMATAIKETRAQKENALLLSAGDVFSGTLYFNEYKGQADLELMNLLNYDAMTFGNHEFDLGTATLADFVKKAKFPFVSANVDFSKDANMKAYTSSDVTADPKDGHSYSAIVKNMDGERVGIFGLTTAETETISSPGKDVAFENYIAEAKEAVKQLQAQGINKIVALTHIGYQDGGGDNDVTLAKEVEGIDIIVGGHSHTVLSAPVLDNTGAEPTVIVQTGELSKNLGVLDVEFDPAGKIIKQAGKLIDIDQKSGDQYVIKEDQEAASILDSKYRPGINKIKNEVVAKTDTVLNGVRADVRTKETNLGNLIADGMLARAKTINPKTVIAVQNGGGIRESIDAGDVTMGEILTVMPFGNSLAIMNLKGEEIKAALEHSVELAPKEAGAFLHVAGMKFTYDSSKPAGQRVVKAEVKEDGTNYTALDPAKMYAVATNAFTAAGGDSYSMFKKAYDEGRVSEPGFTDWETFSQYLKANPGIKPAVEGRIIDLSAVQ, from the coding sequence ATGCCGAAAAGTAAATTTGTGAAAGCTGGCCTTGCTGCCCTGGCTGTTTCCACTGTTGCAGCGGTTAACCCTGCGCAGGCTGCATCCAGCTCGAAAGCGGAGCAGGCCGTTAAAAACGCCGAGTTCTATTCCAATTCTCTCTCCGCGCTATATAAGGTGGATGAAGCAGGAGATTTGCTATTATCTCCTAGTTTTCTAACGAGATATAACAACGCCAAAAATACCATTGCTGATGCCAAAAAAGAAGTTGCTAAAATTAGCAGTCCACGCATTAAAAGGCTGATGAATGATCGTCTTGAGTTTTCTGAAATTCAGCGCCTGCGTACGGCATACCTCATCGATGCGGTTAAATACGGTGAAAAACTGGATTCGGCAAGGAACAAAATTAAAGCAGATTTTCTTGTTATGTCTCCTTCAGAGTTAAGAAAAGCCTATGATCAGCTTAGAAAACAAACGATGCAGCTTGAAAAACTGGTTTCAAAAGTTTATGGAAGTACATCCAGAAACGTTGTAAACACTCGTTTCGTCTTGCCTGCTAAATTGACGACGGAGTCCTTCTCTTCTGAAATGACCCGCTATGATTACCACCAAAAAGCCAAAGCCGCTCTTGCAGGGAAAGATCAAACACAGGCAGATGCGATGTTTGCCATTATCACGATGCTAGAAGGAAAAGGGAAAGACCTTCGGACAGCTCTTACTAACCTTCATCCTGACAATCAGCTGCTTAAGGATCTGTATTCTTTAGTAGACGCATCACTTGAGCCGGCGTTAATGAAAGAAAAAGAGTCGTTGAAAATCCAATATCGGACTCAATTCCCATCAAACTTTGAGCTGTCTGTTCTGCACACGAACGACACTCATGCAAATTTAGACCGCGCTCCCAGAATGGCTACAGCTATCAAAGAAACAAGAGCTCAAAAGGAGAACGCCCTTCTTCTCAGCGCTGGGGACGTCTTCTCTGGCACTCTGTATTTTAACGAATACAAAGGGCAGGCAGATCTTGAGCTGATGAATCTCCTTAACTATGATGCCATGACATTTGGGAACCATGAGTTTGATCTTGGAACCGCCACACTCGCTGATTTCGTTAAAAAAGCAAAATTCCCATTTGTCAGCGCGAATGTAGATTTTTCAAAGGATGCCAATATGAAAGCTTATACAAGCTCTGACGTAACGGCTGATCCGAAAGATGGCCACTCCTACAGTGCCATCGTGAAAAACATGGACGGAGAAAGAGTGGGTATTTTTGGTCTTACCACCGCAGAAACGGAAACCATTTCAAGCCCTGGTAAGGACGTTGCCTTTGAAAACTACATCGCGGAAGCAAAAGAAGCGGTTAAACAGCTCCAGGCTCAAGGGATTAACAAGATCGTTGCCCTCACTCACATCGGTTACCAGGATGGCGGCGGGGATAATGATGTGACGCTTGCTAAAGAAGTCGAAGGCATTGACATTATTGTCGGCGGGCACTCCCATACGGTACTGAGTGCACCGGTTCTGGATAACACGGGAGCTGAACCTACCGTCATCGTTCAAACGGGAGAGCTCAGCAAAAACCTTGGTGTTCTGGATGTTGAATTTGATCCAGCCGGAAAAATAATCAAGCAAGCAGGCAAACTGATCGATATTGACCAAAAATCCGGGGATCAGTATGTTATTAAAGAAGATCAGGAAGCAGCATCAATCCTTGATTCAAAATACAGACCTGGCATTAATAAAATTAAAAACGAAGTGGTCGCTAAAACAGACACAGTCCTGAATGGTGTCCGTGCGGATGTCCGCACAAAAGAAACAAATTTGGGAAATCTGATTGCGGATGGGATGCTTGCAAGAGCGAAAACGATCAATCCTAAAACGGTGATCGCAGTTCAAAACGGAGGAGGAATCCGTGAGTCAATCGATGCGGGGGATGTAACAATGGGTGAAATCCTGACGGTTATGCCTTTCGGAAATTCCCTTGCCATCATGAACCTTAAGGGTGAAGAAATCAAGGCTGCTCTTGAACACAGTGTGGAGCTGGCACCGAAAGAAGCAGGGGCATTCCTTCATGTGGCGGGAATGAAGTTCACGTATGACAGCTCTAAACCGGCTGGACAGCGGGTGGTAAAAGCAGAAGTGAAAGAAGATGGAACGAACTACACGGCTTTGGATCCGGCAAAAATGTATGCTGTGGCAACGAATGCATTTACAGCAGCAGGCGGAGACAGCTACTCCATGTTTAAAAAGGCATACGACGAAGGCCGTGTCAGCGAGCCAGGCTTCACGGACTGGGAAACGTTCAGCCAGTACTTAAAAGCAAATCCTGGCATTAAGCCAGCGGTTGAAGGGCGTATAATAGACCTAAGTGCAGTTCAATAA
- a CDS encoding D-glucuronyl C5-epimerase family protein gives MKKILILVLLLCFAMPHKIYALSSSPYVKEYIENKFQYEPFMQDYKVNNDYLNFSTAKEFKPEKFIWDENGIPMVKYGAKTEYNPVTTAQGALYYHGKYLTTKSSEDREAFIKLTDALIKMQSKDGSFRYSFSHRIPHLKTRYPIGWVSGMAQGQALSVFSRAFDVTKDIKYKLAGNASLTFLTTPVSKGGPMTDLSHISTKWKDQIWFEEYITAPRNNYTLNGYIYTLLGLYDWGYNPEMTLYGGEKAKALFQKGQDSVKKILSKYDIGGYTAYDLSHLTLKQEPHVVGEYHRIHISQMYVMYRLTGSNYFLDSYNRWKSYVEPV, from the coding sequence ATGAAGAAGATACTGATCCTGGTTTTATTATTATGTTTCGCTATGCCTCACAAAATCTATGCTTTAAGCAGCAGCCCATATGTTAAGGAGTATATAGAAAATAAATTTCAATACGAACCTTTCATGCAAGATTACAAAGTTAATAATGATTATTTAAATTTCTCTACTGCAAAAGAGTTCAAACCTGAAAAATTCATTTGGGATGAGAACGGTATTCCCATGGTTAAGTACGGTGCCAAAACAGAATACAATCCGGTTACTACCGCTCAAGGCGCTTTATACTATCACGGAAAATATCTCACTACTAAAAGCTCTGAAGACCGGGAAGCTTTTATTAAACTCACGGATGCTTTAATAAAAATGCAATCAAAAGACGGATCCTTCCGGTATTCCTTTTCCCATCGAATTCCTCATCTCAAAACCCGCTATCCAATAGGATGGGTTTCCGGCATGGCCCAGGGGCAAGCCTTAAGTGTTTTTTCCAGAGCATTTGACGTGACAAAGGATATAAAGTATAAACTTGCGGGGAATGCTTCATTAACTTTTTTAACGACGCCAGTCTCCAAGGGAGGACCGATGACAGACCTCTCACACATTAGCACTAAATGGAAAGACCAAATCTGGTTTGAAGAATACATAACCGCGCCTAGAAATAATTACACCCTGAACGGATATATTTACACTCTGCTTGGTCTTTATGATTGGGGCTATAACCCTGAGATGACTTTATATGGCGGAGAAAAGGCAAAGGCTCTCTTCCAGAAGGGCCAGGACTCTGTAAAGAAAATTCTCTCAAAATATGATATAGGGGGATATACAGCATATGATCTCAGTCACTTGACGCTGAAACAGGAACCGCATGTTGTAGGTGAATACCACAGAATTCATATCTCTCAGATGTATGTTATGTACCGACTTACAGGAAGCAACTATTTTCTTGATTCCTATAACCGGTGGAAATCGTATGTTGAACCTGTTTAA
- a CDS encoding DUF5381 family protein, with translation MNTTLPQNRPIKIKMNPFFFVWLLLVTVGGIALSIFLIGYGFQFKSSYSLISIFVGIVTLPFSMLTTILWLPSFFKRGTTLYKIFEGENGYITDGKREVAFKDIQDIRLNLYRPSLQGLFYQELIVTTFDNRVIRFHTFNTLKPLDVKQHIEKYVIPHMHPHAQEVWSRKFTNGRIQP, from the coding sequence TTGAATACAACACTTCCACAAAATCGCCCAATAAAAATAAAAATGAATCCGTTCTTCTTTGTATGGCTGCTTTTGGTTACAGTCGGAGGCATTGCATTGAGTATTTTTTTAATTGGATATGGTTTTCAGTTTAAGTCGTCTTATTCTCTAATATCAATATTTGTAGGTATAGTAACTCTGCCATTTTCAATGCTGACAACCATTCTATGGCTACCTTCGTTTTTTAAAAGAGGAACCACCTTATACAAGATATTCGAAGGGGAAAATGGATATATCACAGACGGAAAAAGAGAAGTCGCTTTCAAAGATATACAGGATATCCGATTGAATTTATACAGGCCTAGCCTTCAAGGACTTTTTTATCAGGAATTAATTGTCACCACTTTTGACAACCGGGTAATCAGGTTTCACACCTTTAATACATTAAAACCCCTTGATGTAAAGCAGCATATAGAGAAATACGTCATTCCCCATATGCATCCGCATGCCCAGGAGGTCTGGTCCCGGAAATTTACAAATGGCAGGATCCAGCCTTAA
- a CDS encoding WXG100 family type VII secretion target, with product MDSSPVRDLAKKYADASEKVIDSEFEIKNTALKDISNWSGESRGKFDEEFQDVLKKYGWFAQELQETSEQLYKAAALIDQTNDQIAAEARAKELASLNLSCKKPTTA from the coding sequence ATGGATTCAAGTCCTGTTAGGGATTTGGCAAAAAAATACGCCGATGCTTCTGAAAAGGTGATAGACTCAGAATTTGAGATAAAAAATACGGCTCTGAAGGATATTTCAAACTGGTCCGGAGAGTCAAGGGGAAAATTCGATGAGGAGTTTCAAGATGTGCTGAAAAAATACGGCTGGTTCGCACAGGAATTACAGGAAACAAGCGAGCAGCTATATAAGGCAGCTGCTTTAATTGACCAAACGAATGATCAAATAGCAGCAGAAGCGCGTGCTAAAGAATTGGCATCATTAAATCTTTCATGCAAGAAACCCACTACTGCTTAA
- a CDS encoding JAB domain-containing protein → MKKQKQLELFEKGCLKNQSAKRVSIVSLKLVRESSVLYKERRIKSPTDAYQLLRDFLIDSDREQFIVICLDTKNQPTAINICHVGSLNSSIVHPREVMKAAILSNAASIIVGHNHPSQDPTLSREDVEVTNRLVEEGKIVGIEVIDHLIVCEESFVSLKEKGYV, encoded by the coding sequence ATGAAGAAACAAAAGCAGCTGGAGTTGTTTGAGAAGGGATGCTTAAAGAATCAGTCAGCGAAACGGGTGAGCATCGTCAGCCTGAAACTTGTAAGGGAATCAAGTGTGCTTTACAAAGAAAGAAGAATCAAGTCTCCAACTGATGCCTACCAGTTGTTAAGAGATTTCCTGATCGACAGTGATCGGGAGCAGTTCATCGTGATTTGCCTGGATACAAAGAATCAGCCAACGGCCATCAATATATGCCATGTTGGAAGTTTGAACTCTAGCATAGTGCATCCCAGGGAAGTGATGAAGGCGGCCATTCTATCAAATGCTGCGTCCATCATTGTAGGTCATAATCATCCTTCTCAAGACCCAACACTAAGCAGGGAGGACGTGGAGGTGACGAATAGGCTAGTGGAGGAAGGGAAGATTGTGGGGATTGAAGTAATAGACCATTTGATCGTTTGCGAAGAAAGTTTTGTTTCACTCAAAGAAAAGGGGTATGTCTGA
- a CDS encoding Ig-like domain-containing protein, with product MESAINDTQAVVTFKGDVGEVSATNFTADNGLTVVKAEVNPDNKKEVTLTFNKALTDKTDYAVTVNGVKSASGVEMKEAQTSTFSYEIGEVSKVELTKSTFVNGDDIADSVKLTNAKGIDVTNEYTVEVSSTSAKVTTIAGTVAGATENEVAYVQVTVKDAGGNTVKQSDAIKVTLAPTAVSSVANFGLGDDVNTVTGFKTALKDGDLV from the coding sequence ATAGAAAGTGCGATTAACGATACTCAAGCAGTAGTAACATTCAAAGGTGATGTTGGTGAAGTATCTGCTACTAACTTTACTGCTGATAATGGTCTAACAGTAGTTAAAGCAGAAGTTAATCCTGATAATAAAAAAGAAGTTACTTTAACATTCAATAAAGCTCTTACAGACAAAACTGATTATGCTGTAACTGTTAACGGTGTTAAATCTGCTTCTGGTGTAGAAATGAAAGAAGCTCAAACTTCTACTTTCTCATATGAAATTGGAGAAGTTAGCAAGGTTGAATTAACTAAATCTACTTTTGTTAATGGCGATGACATTGCTGATTCCGTTAAATTAACAAACGCAAAAGGCATTGATGTTACTAACGAATATACTGTAGAAGTTTCTTCAACTTCAGCAAAAGTTACAACAATTGCTGGTACTGTAGCTGGAGCAACTGAAAATGAAGTTGCCTACGTGCAAGTAACGGTTAAAGATGCTGGTGGCAATACTGTTAAACAAAGCGATGCAATTAAAGTAACATTAGCTCCTACAGCAGTTTCATCTGTTGCTAACTTCGGTCTAGGTGATGATGTTAATACTGTTACAGGTTTTAAAACAGCATTAAAAGATGGAGATCTAGTTTAA
- a CDS encoding S8 family peptidase → MGNIIKVLFICCLLFGSALAVPAQKANADTSRYLVELSAKPADLKAALKDWNMLRSFFLDGHYYAVLTGQKSLEELKSNPAIISAGVDRKTGTAAAYKQTTPWGVKKSQAYRLTAKDCACKIAIIDSGISDHEDLKGRVQSKITYLYGKEIPKTATDTAGDQHGTHVAGIIAANNNTYGVTGMVPNAQLMIVKVFEGEYGGYFSDITAGIAWAVNNGAEVMNLSLGVHASKDEVTERVLKSAYDKGVTIVAASGNEGLTVDYPASSAYTIAVGAVDQNYRMPYWSNYGRGLDILAPGVNVLSTVNKNQYAAYSGTSMAAPHVTAAISKLLPLYTGPKNGQRVEWVRKRLTEYADMRSVALKGRTLQIPVLNLYRSYYGIK, encoded by the coding sequence ATGGGGAATATCATAAAAGTTTTGTTCATATGCTGTCTATTGTTTGGTTCTGCACTGGCTGTGCCGGCGCAAAAGGCAAATGCCGATACATCTCGCTACCTTGTTGAGCTTTCCGCCAAACCGGCTGACCTGAAGGCGGCCTTAAAGGATTGGAACATGCTCCGGAGCTTTTTTCTTGATGGGCATTATTACGCGGTCTTAACAGGACAAAAATCCTTGGAGGAACTAAAATCCAATCCGGCCATTATCAGCGCCGGGGTCGACAGAAAGACCGGAACAGCGGCAGCGTACAAACAAACAACACCGTGGGGGGTGAAAAAATCCCAGGCATACCGTCTCACAGCGAAAGACTGCGCGTGCAAAATCGCCATTATTGACTCGGGGATTTCAGATCATGAAGATCTTAAAGGACGGGTTCAGTCCAAAATTACCTATCTGTATGGAAAAGAAATTCCGAAAACGGCAACAGATACAGCCGGTGATCAGCACGGAACGCATGTTGCCGGAATTATCGCCGCAAACAATAATACATACGGTGTGACAGGCATGGTCCCAAATGCACAGCTCATGATCGTGAAAGTATTTGAAGGCGAATATGGAGGATATTTCTCCGACATTACGGCTGGAATCGCGTGGGCCGTAAATAACGGGGCGGAAGTCATGAATCTAAGCCTCGGTGTTCATGCAAGCAAGGATGAAGTAACCGAAAGAGTACTGAAAAGCGCATATGACAAAGGCGTCACCATTGTAGCGGCAAGCGGAAACGAAGGGCTCACCGTGGATTACCCTGCCTCCTCCGCCTATACAATCGCAGTAGGGGCCGTCGATCAGAATTACAGAATGCCGTATTGGTCCAACTATGGCAGAGGACTTGATATTCTGGCTCCGGGAGTCAACGTCCTGTCAACGGTCAACAAAAATCAATATGCCGCTTACAGCGGAACGTCTATGGCTGCGCCGCATGTAACGGCTGCCATCTCAAAGCTTCTTCCATTGTATACAGGTCCTAAAAACGGACAGAGAGTAGAATGGGTGAGAAAAAGATTAACAGAGTATGCAGATATGAGATCAGTAGCCTTAAAGGGGCGGACACTGCAGATACCCGTATTAAATCTTTATAGAAGTTATTACGGAATTAAATAA
- a CDS encoding UDP-glucose/GDP-mannose dehydrogenase family protein, giving the protein MMQIAVVGTGYVGLVTGVCLSEIGHDVTCVDIDEQKVERMRQGLSPIYEPGLDELMKANIDRGRLHFTTNHKEAFAGAKAIYIAVGTPQREDGQADLRFVEQVAIDIANNIESDVVVVTKSTVPVGTNERVQSIVREHLKENYTVHSVSNPEFLREGSAVKDTFEGDRIVIGANSDEAAAVLEEINRPFGIEIFKTDIRSAEMIKYASNAFLATKISFINEIANLCEKLEADVEDVAAGMGMDDRIGSKFLKAGIGYGGSCFPKDTSALVQIASYVQHDFNLLKSVIQVNGEQQRMLVTKAKERFGSLQGKRVAMLGLAFKPNTDDMREAASIALAHELVKEGATVVGYDPIAADNAKKLLPEQTIYVDSPDEAIQNADFAMIVTEWEQVKALTFQDYIEKMNEPIIFDGRNCYSLEQAAKHPVEYYSVGRKNIKNRD; this is encoded by the coding sequence ATCATGCAAATAGCAGTAGTAGGAACCGGTTATGTAGGCCTTGTGACAGGTGTCTGCCTTTCAGAAATCGGCCATGACGTAACTTGCGTTGATATAGATGAACAAAAAGTCGAACGGATGAGACAGGGCTTGTCTCCAATCTATGAGCCAGGTCTTGATGAATTAATGAAAGCGAACATTGACCGCGGAAGACTGCATTTTACAACAAACCACAAAGAGGCATTTGCCGGTGCAAAAGCGATTTATATCGCGGTAGGCACGCCTCAGCGCGAGGACGGCCAGGCAGATCTTCGCTTCGTGGAGCAGGTAGCCATAGATATCGCCAATAACATCGAAAGTGATGTAGTGGTCGTGACGAAGAGCACCGTTCCGGTTGGAACAAACGAACGTGTCCAGTCTATTGTAAGAGAACATCTTAAAGAAAACTACACCGTTCATTCCGTCTCCAATCCTGAATTCCTGCGTGAAGGATCGGCTGTAAAGGATACGTTTGAAGGCGACCGCATTGTGATTGGTGCGAACAGCGACGAAGCGGCAGCCGTTCTGGAAGAAATTAACCGTCCATTCGGAATTGAGATTTTTAAAACAGACATTCGCAGTGCGGAAATGATTAAATATGCGTCCAACGCCTTCCTTGCAACGAAGATCAGCTTCATCAACGAAATTGCCAACCTTTGCGAAAAGCTTGAAGCAGATGTAGAAGATGTGGCAGCTGGGATGGGAATGGACGACCGGATCGGCAGCAAGTTCCTGAAAGCAGGAATCGGCTACGGCGGCTCCTGCTTCCCGAAAGACACAAGCGCACTTGTACAAATTGCAAGCTACGTTCAGCATGACTTTAACCTTCTGAAATCCGTCATCCAGGTGAACGGTGAGCAGCAGCGCATGCTCGTAACAAAAGCGAAAGAGCGCTTCGGCAGCCTTCAAGGAAAGCGCGTCGCCATGCTTGGCCTCGCGTTCAAACCGAATACAGATGATATGCGCGAAGCCGCATCCATTGCTCTTGCCCATGAGCTTGTCAAAGAAGGGGCAACAGTTGTAGGTTACGATCCAATCGCTGCTGACAATGCGAAAAAGCTTCTTCCTGAACAAACAATTTATGTGGATTCTCCGGATGAAGCCATTCAAAACGCGGATTTTGCGATGATCGTGACAGAATGGGAGCAGGTAAAAGCGCTCACGTTCCAGGATTATATCGAAAAAATGAACGAGCCGATTATTTTTGACGGGCGGAACTGCTATTCTCTTGAACAGGCGGCCAAACATCCGGTCGAATATTACTCCGTCGGCAGAAAAAATATCAAGAACAGGGACTAG
- the galU gene encoding UTP--glucose-1-phosphate uridylyltransferase GalU, translating to MTKVRKAIIPAAGLGTRFLPATKAQPKEMLPIVDKPTIQYIIEEAVAAGIEDIIIVSGRGKRAIEDHFDKSYELEETLAKKGKDKVLKEVQEISGLANIHYIRQKEPKGLGHAINCASRFIGDEPFAVLLGDDIVRSEVPCTKQLIDAFDKHQRSVVGVQQVPQEDVSKYGIIAPQETPNGDKMISVHTLVEKPKTEEAPSNYAIMGRYILTPEIFTILEELPPGAGGEIQLTDALKVLNESQPIYAYNFDGQRYDVGDKFGFIKATVDFALEREDLRDQVNSYLEEKVKK from the coding sequence ATGACAAAGGTTAGAAAAGCCATTATTCCGGCAGCAGGCTTGGGGACACGGTTCCTTCCTGCTACTAAAGCACAGCCGAAAGAAATGCTTCCAATCGTGGACAAACCAACCATACAGTACATTATTGAAGAAGCGGTAGCAGCAGGAATTGAAGACATCATTATCGTAAGCGGACGCGGAAAGCGCGCCATTGAGGATCACTTCGATAAATCCTATGAGCTGGAAGAAACGCTTGCGAAAAAAGGGAAAGACAAAGTCCTAAAAGAGGTTCAGGAAATCTCCGGCCTTGCTAATATCCACTACATTCGCCAAAAGGAACCAAAGGGACTGGGACATGCGATTAATTGCGCAAGCCGTTTCATTGGGGATGAACCTTTTGCTGTCCTGTTGGGAGATGATATTGTCCGCTCAGAAGTGCCATGCACGAAGCAGCTCATTGATGCGTTTGACAAGCATCAGCGCAGTGTCGTTGGGGTCCAGCAGGTGCCTCAGGAGGATGTTTCCAAATACGGAATCATTGCGCCTCAGGAAACACCAAATGGGGATAAAATGATTTCTGTACATACACTTGTTGAAAAACCGAAAACCGAAGAAGCGCCATCCAACTATGCAATTATGGGACGGTATATCCTGACTCCGGAGATCTTCACGATTCTGGAAGAATTGCCTCCTGGGGCAGGCGGGGAAATTCAGCTGACCGATGCATTGAAAGTCCTGAACGAAAGCCAGCCGATTTATGCTTACAACTTCGACGGACAGCGCTATGACGTCGGCGACAAGTTCGGATTCATTAAAGCGACGGTCGATTTTGCCCTTGAACGTGAAGACTTGAGAGACCAGGTAAACAGCTACCTTGAAGAAAAAGTGAAAAAGTAA
- a CDS encoding glycosyltransferase family 2 protein, with protein MERPLVSIITPSYNSTKTIGETIRSVQAQTYEHWEMLIVDDCSKDHSRVFIKEFAEKDPRIQLVELTENGGAAVARNTALKMAKGKYAAFLDSDDLWHPEKLEKQIRFMEENDYAFTYTKYQIMLENGEKTDQVIDIPDSIGYHSLLKNTIIGCLTAVVNLEKTGPIQMPNIRTRQDFALWLSILKKGITAYGLQETLAYYRLVPGSISSNKVKAAKQTWKVYREVEKLSLPYSAVCFGGYAWNAVKKTYLKK; from the coding sequence GTGGAAAGACCGCTCGTTTCAATTATTACACCTTCCTACAACAGCACGAAGACGATCGGGGAGACCATCCGCTCTGTTCAGGCACAGACGTATGAACATTGGGAAATGCTCATCGTGGATGACTGTTCGAAGGACCACTCCCGCGTGTTTATAAAAGAATTTGCTGAAAAAGACCCCCGTATTCAGCTTGTTGAACTGACTGAAAACGGAGGGGCAGCCGTTGCGAGGAACACCGCGCTTAAAATGGCTAAAGGGAAATACGCAGCGTTTTTGGACAGTGATGACTTGTGGCATCCGGAGAAGCTTGAAAAGCAGATTCGTTTTATGGAAGAGAACGATTATGCGTTTACGTATACCAAGTACCAGATCATGCTTGAAAACGGTGAAAAGACCGATCAAGTGATTGATATTCCAGATAGCATCGGCTATCACAGTCTTTTAAAGAATACAATCATCGGCTGTTTAACAGCCGTTGTGAATTTAGAGAAAACGGGTCCCATTCAAATGCCGAACATCCGGACCAGACAGGATTTTGCGCTCTGGCTGTCCATTTTGAAAAAAGGGATTACAGCTTACGGGCTTCAGGAAACACTTGCTTATTACCGGCTTGTTCCTGGGTCGATCTCAAGCAACAAGGTAAAAGCGGCAAAGCAAACATGGAAGGTATACCGTGAAGTAGAGAAGCTTAGTCTTCCTTATTCCGCTGTTTGTTTTGGGGGATACGCTTGGAATGCGGTAAAGAAAACGTATTTGAAAAAATAG
- a CDS encoding glycosyltransferase has protein sequence MKIAILAPANNVHTKKWLDFYNKKGYQVLNISFDSHTDHEDRSQWPNVQTHYLKLKFSNKLSYFLTVPEIKKQLQIFKPDILHSHYVSSYGLVGAMTNFHPYMISVWGMDIYDFPKEGKLNTYLVKYALSKADVIGSTSHVMKEVTAQYTDKPIDVTPFGVDMEKFKPIPNRKPDDKVTFGIVKTMAEKYGIRYLLEGYAELKRMIPPEAFEMTNLEIVGPGPKLEEYQALAKKLGIDSQTVFHGRVPHARVPELINSFDVFFVPSTLDSESFGVAAVEAQACEVPVVVANVGGLPEVVKDGVTGFIVPTKNSTALAEKMKLFIEDPELGIEMGKKGREHVLSLYRWEENAELMSDIYDRTLERR, from the coding sequence ATGAAAATTGCCATTTTAGCTCCAGCAAACAACGTTCACACGAAAAAATGGCTGGATTTCTATAATAAAAAAGGCTATCAGGTGCTGAATATCAGCTTTGACAGCCATACGGATCACGAGGATCGTTCACAGTGGCCGAATGTCCAGACGCATTATTTAAAACTGAAATTTTCCAACAAGCTTTCCTATTTTCTGACTGTGCCGGAAATTAAAAAGCAGCTTCAAATCTTCAAGCCGGATATTCTGCACAGCCACTATGTTTCAAGCTATGGTCTGGTAGGTGCCATGACCAATTTCCACCCGTATATGATTTCTGTATGGGGAATGGATATTTATGATTTCCCAAAAGAGGGCAAACTGAATACATATTTGGTGAAGTATGCTTTAAGCAAAGCGGATGTCATCGGTTCAACGAGCCATGTCATGAAGGAAGTAACCGCTCAGTATACGGACAAGCCGATCGATGTCACTCCATTCGGTGTGGATATGGAAAAATTCAAACCGATCCCAAACCGCAAACCGGATGACAAAGTCACATTCGGAATTGTGAAAACGATGGCAGAGAAATACGGGATCCGCTATCTGCTGGAAGGCTATGCCGAGCTTAAACGGATGATTCCGCCTGAAGCCTTTGAGATGACGAACCTGGAAATTGTCGGACCGGGTCCGAAGCTTGAAGAGTATCAGGCTCTTGCGAAGAAACTCGGAATTGATTCTCAAACCGTCTTCCACGGAAGAGTGCCTCATGCACGCGTTCCTGAGCTGATTAATTCCTTTGACGTTTTCTTTGTTCCTTCTACTTTGGACAGTGAAAGCTTCGGAGTGGCAGCGGTCGAGGCGCAAGCATGTGAAGTACCGGTCGTTGTTGCCAATGTAGGCGGACTTCCTGAAGTGGTAAAGGACGGCGTAACAGGATTTATCGTCCCTACCAAAAACAGCACAGCACTGGCTGAAAAAATGAAGCTATTCATTGAAGATCCGGAGCTTGGCATCGAAATGGGCAAAAAAGGGAGAGAGCATGTCCTTTCCTTATACCGCTGGGAAGAAAATGCGGAGCTCATGTCAGATATCTACGACAGAACATTAGAAAGAAGGTAA